A single genomic interval of Brachyhypopomus gauderio isolate BG-103 unplaced genomic scaffold, BGAUD_0.2 sc247, whole genome shotgun sequence harbors:
- the LOC143504262 gene encoding uncharacterized protein LOC143504262 encodes MKTKTKQIGRKTAGGKLERGQGAAQEDMAPTQSACPICAVIYCNLSQHLRVCHKVTNKDEMTLLLQLSSGRVKGIFDCKVPDCNSSHIKRLDKHYNKMHQDVLIGDLAKFTKLSKEEYILRSLASLRANVPRPPLVSTLDGGYSPLPAYLLQGSFTDMSSELDEAPVPFEPEHIGEPEACSTPVAATSVPGPSTSVAVHSTADPAPSTSVPRPSSTTKCDARSSCKLSNLEVQRLKKALAEASPGEKCQRPSCRANFERLVDLEKAFRNTQSPIRSKHSLSSPISKEIHPNIRRIVKEFTIVNSGANLEGRKKENAISAENHIFRFVNFSMRDMPEKKGTFSFLRNGDNFGIHDSPEGEGAGGHHCQKYLPYPSQVH; translated from the exons atgaaaaccaaaaccaaacagataggaagaaagacagcaggaggaaaacttgagagaggccagggagcggcgcaggag GATATGGCACCTACACAAAGTGCGTGTCCGATATGTGCAGTTATTTACTGCAACTTATCACAGCACCTCCGGGTGTGTCACAAGGTGACAAATAAAGATGAAATGACGCTACTGCTGCAGCTCTCCAGTGGGAG AGTGAAAGGCATTTTCGATTGCAAGGTGCCGGACTGCAACTCCTCACACATCAAGCGCTTGGATAAGCACTACAATAAAATGCACCAGGATGTGTTG atTGGGGACCTTGCCAAATTTACAAAGTTGTCGAAGGAGGAGTACATTTTAAGAAGCCTGGCCTCATTAAGGGCGAATGTTCCTAGGCCCCCGCTTGTTTCAACGCTGGATGGGGGTTACAGCCCACTTCCAGCATATTTATTACAAGGGTCTTTCACTGACATGTCCAGTGAATTGGACGAGGCCCCGGTCCCTTTTGAGCCAGAGCACATCGGTGAACCAGAGGCATGCTCCACCCCAGTTGCTGCGACATCCGTCCCTGGGCCCTCCACCTCTGTTGCTGTACACTCCACGGCAGACCCTGCGCCTTCCACCTCAGTGCCTAGGCCCTCATCCACCACCAAATGTGATGCTCGCTCATCCTGTAAGTTATCAAATCTGGAGGTACAAAGGTTAAAGAAGGCACTTGCGGAAGCTAGCCCCGGAGAAAAGTGTCAGAGGCCAAGCTGCAGGGCAAACTTTGAAAGGTTGGTGGACCTGGAGAAAGCCTTCAGGAATACACAGTCCCCCATACGGTCCAAACACAGCCTCAGCTCTCCGATTTCGAAAGAAATCCACCCTAACATCA GGCGCATTGTTAAGGAATTTACAATTGTAAATTCTGGTGCAAACCTGGAGGGGCGAAAAAAGGAGAACGCCATCTCGGCGGAAAATCACATTTTCCGTTTTGTCAACTTTAGTATGCGTGACATGCCAGAAAAGAAGGGGACATTCTCTTTCTTGCGAAACGGGGATAATTTTGGA ATACATGACTCACCTGAAGGGGAAGGGGCTGGCGGTCACCACTGTCAGAAATATCTTCCTTACCCTTCGCAAgttcattaa